The nucleotide sequence GGAAACCCAGTCCGCCACTGTATATTTTCAGAGCCTGGTCTATTGCAAACTCCATAGAGAAATAGGCCGTTCTCTTTGAATAGTTTGGATTGATGCTGTAAGGCATCTTAAAATTTTTAAAATCCATAGTTTATATATATTTAAGGTCTTCTATAAGCTTGCAAATATAATAATTAGTTTCTGTTGATTGTAAATCGAGCTTGGTCAGGGGAAATAATTTAATCTTTTTTTTGAGATATTTTCTGAATTCAGAATATATTTTATTCTTCTATGGTTTTATAAACAAATAATTATGTTAAATTTTATTCATATAATTATTTTGAAATCAATTAATTACTAAATTAGTTGAGGTTTAATAATAAATATTTAGGCTATGGTTTTTTGTGAAGATCTTCGGAAAAATCTAGAAATATGTGTGGCGTCAAAGAGTTTTGGTGCAGATAATCTGATCAAATGGTATCATACTATCGGAGATGCTAATCTTAACGAACGTGAAGAATATCAGAAAAAAACTGAACTATTACTTCTGAACACTTTTTTTAGTCATTTTCCAGAAATGGAAATAGAAAATCTTACCAGCGAAAGTCCGGATTTTATTATTAATTATAAAGGAAAAAGGATTGGGTTAGAAGTTTCGGAGATTATCAATCATTTTGAGCTGAAGAAAAAAGAAAGTTATATTAACGCTGTATTTCGTGACGTCGAAAAGGAGCTTAATCAATACAAAAGTCTGTTTGGTATTCATTATCTGGATATCGATTATCAGAATCCTGAAATATTCTGCCAGCAGGAAAAGCTTACGAAAGAGATTTTATCTGCTATTACGAATAATAAGAAAACAGGATTTGTAAAAAATATAAGAAGAACGCCCTCTCCAAAGGGTGTTTTTTTATTTCTGGAGTACAGTTTGTCACTTTTTGATGAGCTAGATTCGGAGAAGATTCTGGATGTTATCAAAAAGAAGAATTCAAAATATCCGTTATATGACGGTAAATCTGAAGAGTGCTGGCTGGTGCTGGTTTCTAATATGTATAATATGTCTTCCAGATACAGTTATATCCATCAGAAAGAAAAACTAAGAGATGTGGATAGTCCCTTCAGGAGGATTTTACATATCGAGAATCTTAGTAGTCAAATAATGTCAATTAAATAAATTATTGGGTAGTTTGTTAATTTATAATTAAATTTTTAATTTAATTGTTTGTGATATTGCAGATAATTTTACATTTTCATTGATTAAAAGACAAATTAAAAATGAAAAATTAGTTATTCTTTATCCGAAGAATTGTCTTCGGTTTTTTCTTACTGTTTATTGTTTTTTTTGTTAGGGGGCAGGTTTACGGACCTATTACTTTTGGTTCTGGTTCATTACCTACTGATTGGACTAATGATTCTAGCTGGACTTTCAGTACTTCAAATGCTTCTTCTGGGTATAGCACTCCGAGCGCTTTGGGAAGCGGAAATGCGACTATTATAAATGGAGCCTCTAACACTCAGTATCTCACTTCAGCTAATATTGATTTTTCTAGTTTTAAATCTGGAATTTTGAAATTTGGAGTGGTCAAGTCTTCAACATTTTTTACAAAAGATTTGGTTGTTTCAGTAGATATAAATAATGCAGGAACCTATACTGCTTTTGCCTCAACTGTTTCTAACACAACAATTTCTACCAGTTGGAGTTTGATAACCTTAAATTTAGGAACGGTAATAGATTCAAAATCGCAGGTAAAGATAAGATTTAACACTGTTGGATCAGGTTCAGGTACACCTAATATTAGAATAGATGATGTAACATTATACGGTACAGCAGCTAATTCTTCTTATGCAAGTGTGACCGCAGGTTTAAGAACAGAGCCCGCAACTCTTTCTTCGCTCATTAATACACAGGCGTCTTCATCATTGAACTTTGATTTTTTAGTGACCGATGATGCAAATACAACAAATGGAAACGACAGTTTACCGACCTTGATCAGTCAGATGGTAATCGCTGAAGATGCTGGGAATGATATTGCAGAAGGATGTGAAAGAAAATTTAAAGAATTGTTTATTGATAGGCGACAGAGGATATATTAGTGAAAATTTAAGAGTTGATTTATTCAATTATTCAAACATAGAGCTCTCTGTTCCAATGCGTAAAAATCAGTATGATTTTGTAGAATTTTCCAAGACAAAATCAAAAATCAGAAAAAGGATTGAAACCAATATATCGCAACTGTGCGGACAGTTCTCAATCAACATCAACTTTGCTAAAACCTTTCAGGGCTTGATAACAAGAATAACATCAAAAATAACTTCGTTTACCATGATTCAATATCTAAATTTTTTCATATTCAAAAGAAGTTTGAACAAATTAAAAATTAATGTATGCTAAATGCACAACAGGTTTCTAATATTATTTGATAAAATCAAAAAAAATTAAGTAATAGAAAAATTATAGCTAAAAGAATCTTTAATTTTATTTAATGTTAATATTTTTATTTATCTGCTATTTTTTTATATATTTACAACCTGAAAATTATGCTTAGTTTTAAACTACAGATGAAAAAATATTTGACCCTTACATATATAAGCATCAGTTTAATGGCAGGTGCACAGTTCAAAGAGAACACTTTTGATAATCAATCCAATCAAACTGTCCAGAATAGCTCTGATGATGACAATACGTTTGAAAATGGACAATCATCTACTGGTGTCCCTGTGGGAGGAGAGCACGAAGAAGGACCAGGTAACCCAGGTGAGGCTGTACCCATTAATGGAGTGGTGCCAGTCTTGCTACTTACTGGTATGGCTCTATTGGCATATTTTTATAAGAAGAATAAAAGTTTAATATAAATAAAACTAATCCGAAATTTCAATTTCGGATTTTTTTGTGATATGTACAAAAATATTCTTAAACCTATTTTCGATTACACATTTTCTTTTTTGTTAATCCTTATTTTATCGCCATTATTATTATTATTAATTATCTTACTTTACTTTTTTAATCAAAAAAATGTATTCTTTTTTCAGAGCCGACCAGGTAAAAACGAAAGGGTTTTTCGGATTATAAAATTTAAGACAATGACTGATGAAAAAGACCAACAAGGTAATCTACTTCCAGATGAAAAAAGACTTACAAAAATGGGCAAATTTGTAAGGAAAACTTCATTAGATGAGTTACCACAGTTATTTAACGTATTGAAAGGCGATATGAGTTTTATCGGTCCTAGACCTCTATTAGTGAGTTATCTAACGTTGTATAACGACGAGCAAAAGAAAAGGCA is from Epilithonimonas vandammei and encodes:
- a CDS encoding sugar transferase; the encoded protein is MYKNILKPIFDYTFSFLLILILSPLLLLLIILLYFFNQKNVFFFQSRPGKNERVFRIIKFKTMTDEKDQQGNLLPDEKRLTKMGKFVRKTSLDELPQLFNVLKGDMSFIGPRPLLVSYLTLYNDEQKKRHHIKPGITGWAQVNGRNAITWEQKFIFDVFYVNNISFTLDLKIFLLTIKKVLKSEGINTIGVATTESFKGNDNE